Genomic DNA from Salvia miltiorrhiza cultivar Shanhuang (shh) chromosome 1, IMPLAD_Smil_shh, whole genome shotgun sequence:
GGAGAGCAGCTGGGACGTGATTTTGGAGCAATTTAATTCAagttttcttttcttcatcTGTTCTTCgcaatttatttcttaattttctttatttatttgtttatgcgTTCTAGCTAATTCGTTTATTCCAGCatcgattagggaagcactagcaagattattctgtgagatctaatttgttcttatactttatttttatgcttgtatctgtGATTCTCTGTGTTTATcgttattaattgttttaatccattaagtagtgcgcaatatttagtgggttagaattaattatacaaccaattgaaccggccatccgtaattgtggtttagatttgattagtggtaaattgacacatcagggtcaagggaaaagcagtcttaattcaataatcctgcgtcagagtttattggttttgaatcgggtttctctagatattaatgctgtcggctcattaaacctatagagcgtctcttacggttgtcagtcgattagggtagtaattagtgaagcgtcttcctggttaccgaataattaaggagaaataagatcacgtcagaagcgtcttcggtgattataactggtttgtttgcatgatttaaagttatttttgcatcgatgatcgaaataattgagctagggtggacttaattgattgctggaattcttttattaattgttggaatttttattcatcttttagttaattggaaaaattggtttattcggattttatttatttaattttaagtttagtattttctatattttcttcccAAAATTTCGTGGTTACTTTGCAGACATTAATTggagaaattctcgccagtcccttgggagacgattttgcttactgctgtctgcgcagtgtgggcataccggctgactgccggatatttttggtgtaaaacgacgcaccacaTAACTAGCACACACATCTCCCAACACCATACTTTCACTTCCAAACAAACagcaaactaaaaaaaataaccaaaccaaacacataaaaaaaaaaaaaaaaatctaattaacAGCCTAAAATCCTATCAAGAACTTGAACAAACTGGAGATGCGCAGTGAGGTGAGGAAAATGACCCTCGGTGTCTATGATGTCGACCTCGGCCTTGGCCTTGATGGTGTTCTGCATGTATTCGACGGCTGCGAGGGGCACGACGACGTCGTTTCTGGTGTGGATGATGTTGCAAGGCACCACGACTTTCTCAAGAACATATCTGTAGTCGGCAAGGAACACAGTTTTGGCTAATGAAAGAGCTGTTTGTGGGTTCATTCTTTTCAAAGAATTTGCGAATTTCTCGACGGAAAGTGGGTCGGAGGCATCCACCACCACCGAAGCAAACGCCGGAGCCCACTGCTCGTATTTGGAATCAATGTTTGATAGCATCTCTTCAACATCTGATAAATCGAAACCTCCGTTGTACCCTTCCTCAATTAGGTTTAAATACCTGTATCAATACGTATATTCTACGTAAATACATTTATgttactttgttttttttttttaatttaggggagttggggagggggggtttgaacccgggacctcactgttcacacacaggaggtcgcatcgcttggtgtccccttggggacttTATGTTACTTTGTTAATTAGTACTAGTATATGCTTTTTAGCTCCATGTTTGAGGATTAATGGGTTTTTCAATagtttcttatttattttattttattttattttattttaatcagaCTATATTTATTAGCATGGTTACGGTGGGACATGAGGGTTTCAATTCATTGGTTTCTCTGATAATTGGAAGAATTATCGAATGTTATAAATCATGTAATGAATCTCAATATTTGTTactcaatttaaaaattgaaaagaaaaatctccatcaatatttttttaagtgtGGTTAACATTTGttcccaaggggacaccaagcggtgcgacctcctatgtgtgaacagtgaggtcccgggttcaaaccctgCTGCTCCCCCttcccaactcccccaagtcaaaaaaaaaagtgtggtTAACATTTCTTCTGTGGTTTGTAGTTTATAACGGTTACTTAATAATCCTCGTTTACAAAAAcaagatttataattataacttgcTATTTAGAGTatgaaaaaaaaactttt
This window encodes:
- the LOC130988816 gene encoding probable strigolactone esterase DAD2, whose product is MVSPSPETKGTMVMGENLAASMNAKLVGSGKETVVLAHGYGGDQSAWDRIVPLLAARHRLLLFDWCFSGAVKDPSLYHPNNYSSYDAFADDLICVMEEMKVSGCVFVGHSMSGMIGCIASLKRPDLFTRLVLVGASPRYLNLIEEGYNGGFDLSDVEEMLSNIDSKYEQWAPAFASVVVDASDPLSVEKFANSLKRMNPQTALSLAKTVFLADYRYVLEKVVVPCNIIHTRNDVVVPLAAVEYMQNTIKAKAEVDIIDTEGHFPHLTAHLQFVQVLDRILGC